A region of Chelonia mydas isolate rCheMyd1 chromosome 7, rCheMyd1.pri.v2, whole genome shotgun sequence DNA encodes the following proteins:
- the BBIP1 gene encoding BBSome-interacting protein 1 isoform X2 — MPEGKSVFREVLPKQGQLSVEDVPTMVLCKPKLLPLKSVTLEKLEKMQRAAQETIRQQEVAQKEQQQQSEQ, encoded by the exons ATGCCTGAGGGCAAGTCCGTCTTCCGGGAGGTGCTGCCCAAGCAAG GGCAGTTGTCAGTGGAGGATGTGCCTACCATGGTGTTATGTAAGCCAAAACTGTTGCCTTTAAAATCTGTTACCCTAGAAAAGCTAGAGAAAATGCAGCGAGCAGCACAGGAGACAATTCGCCAGCAAGAAGTGGCAcagaaggagcagcagcaacaaagcGAACAATAG
- the BBIP1 gene encoding BBSome-interacting protein 1 isoform X1 → MPEGKSVFREVLPKQGNRRAACAPQRSLRRARPAALGPPPPSPASAPRRSPRGQLSVEDVPTMVLCKPKLLPLKSVTLEKLEKMQRAAQETIRQQEVAQKEQQQQSEQ, encoded by the exons ATGCCTGAGGGCAAGTCCGTCTTCCGGGAGGTGCTGCCCAAGCAAGGTAACCGCCGTGCCGCCTGCGCCCCGCAGCGCTCCCTGCGCCGGGCCCGGCCAGCCGCTCTCGGGCCGCCTCCCCCGTCACCCGCTTCGGCGCCCCGGCGCTCCCCGAGGG GGCAGTTGTCAGTGGAGGATGTGCCTACCATGGTGTTATGTAAGCCAAAACTGTTGCCTTTAAAATCTGTTACCCTAGAAAAGCTAGAGAAAATGCAGCGAGCAGCACAGGAGACAATTCGCCAGCAAGAAGTGGCAcagaaggagcagcagcaacaaagcGAACAATAG